A window from Luteibacter flocculans encodes these proteins:
- a CDS encoding SURF1 family protein: MSPDRDHAETKTPRPRGVFVLGLLALLGVSLFALFVALGTWQVHRRAWKHDLIARVDARVHAQPVDAPSRGQWPQVSAASDEYRRVRLVGTFLTEKSVRVRASTELGMGSWLLTPLRLRNGDIVLVNRGFVSTTWCEGKATCIPGPSGEASVSGLLRISEPKGAFLQDNQPGQDRWYSRDVAAIAAAKGLAPERVAPYFVDADAASSPGRGEGNDGPVGGLTVIAFPDNHLMYAITWYGLALLTLIGAGIVWRDERRRHVSPNR, from the coding sequence TTGAGCCCGGATCGCGACCACGCCGAGACGAAGACGCCGCGCCCGCGCGGCGTCTTCGTTCTTGGGTTGCTCGCCTTGCTTGGCGTGAGCCTGTTCGCGCTGTTCGTGGCGCTCGGTACCTGGCAGGTACATCGGCGTGCGTGGAAGCACGACCTGATAGCGCGGGTGGATGCACGCGTCCATGCGCAACCGGTGGATGCGCCGAGCCGCGGTCAATGGCCCCAGGTCAGCGCTGCCAGCGATGAGTACCGACGGGTCCGTCTGGTCGGCACGTTCCTTACGGAAAAAAGCGTGCGGGTCCGCGCCAGCACGGAGTTGGGCATGGGCTCGTGGCTGCTTACGCCGCTGCGTCTGCGTAACGGCGACATCGTGCTGGTGAACCGTGGCTTCGTCTCGACGACCTGGTGCGAGGGCAAGGCCACCTGCATCCCCGGCCCGTCGGGTGAGGCGTCGGTCAGCGGCCTGCTGCGCATCAGCGAGCCCAAGGGTGCCTTCCTGCAGGACAACCAACCGGGGCAGGATCGCTGGTACTCGCGCGACGTCGCGGCCATCGCGGCAGCGAAGGGCCTGGCGCCGGAGCGTGTCGCACCGTACTTCGTCGATGCCGACGCCGCGTCGTCGCCCGGCCGTGGCGAGGGCAACGATGGCCCCGTGGGCGGCCTTACCGTGATCGCCTTCCCGGACAATCATCTGATGTACGCCATCACCTGGTACGGCTTGGCGTTGTTGACGCTGATCGGCGCCGGGATCGTCTGGCGGGACGAGCGGCGCCGGCACGTCTCCCCGAATCGCTAG
- a CDS encoding ArnT family glycosyltransferase: protein MLAPDDRSLRREFGWFMLIALAVLAAGIGLRDPWPPDEPRFALVARQMLESGQWLFPHRGMELYSDKPPVLMWTEAFWMWLTGGWRGAFLLTSLLSGLGTLALVWHLGRRLWNARTGMVAATLVLATMQFVDVVKHAQIDPLNLFWITLANTGILLHCLRGPNWRMYWLGCFAAGLGVITKGVGVIALLMLLPYVLLRVRQWPGVTVTRGDGWRWAGGALAFLLAIALWLVPMLSAAYGLRTPEYLAYVHDILFRQTAERYANSWQHEEKPWFFLLVILRQWIPTWLLIPFLVPRWREALRLRDPRVWMPLIWFVLVLVFFSIPRGKREIYILPALPMLALAMAPYLVDLLKTRWLPRASFWIAVACAAVFAGAGTWALTKAPAAAQRIAQGYELPGHGEALWWCVIAVGTGFLLSALVFRPRRGVAALLGGMALAWIIWPLGTYPLLDANQSTRQLMQEADAAIGPSGQLGLVAWREELLYQARRPVTEFGFARDSALQLRAARAWQHDDPAHRWLLVNEEAFDDCVVKDKVVPLGIANRTRFALLPADASKPDCVPSATPR, encoded by the coding sequence ATGCTAGCTCCCGACGACCGTTCCCTGCGCCGCGAATTCGGCTGGTTCATGCTCATCGCCCTGGCCGTGCTTGCGGCAGGCATCGGCCTGCGCGACCCCTGGCCGCCCGACGAACCGCGCTTCGCCCTGGTCGCGCGTCAGATGCTCGAATCCGGCCAATGGCTGTTTCCTCACCGGGGCATGGAGCTGTATTCGGACAAGCCGCCGGTGCTGATGTGGACCGAAGCCTTCTGGATGTGGCTGACCGGTGGCTGGCGCGGTGCGTTCCTGCTGACCTCGCTGCTGTCCGGCCTGGGCACGCTGGCGCTCGTCTGGCATCTCGGCCGTCGCCTCTGGAATGCGCGCACGGGCATGGTGGCCGCCACCCTCGTGCTGGCGACCATGCAGTTCGTGGACGTGGTCAAGCACGCGCAGATCGACCCGCTGAACCTGTTCTGGATCACGCTGGCCAACACCGGCATCCTGCTGCATTGCCTGCGTGGGCCGAACTGGCGCATGTACTGGTTGGGCTGTTTCGCGGCCGGTCTCGGCGTTATTACCAAGGGCGTGGGCGTGATCGCCCTGCTGATGCTGCTGCCCTACGTGCTGCTGCGGGTACGCCAGTGGCCGGGCGTGACGGTCACGCGGGGCGACGGCTGGCGCTGGGCCGGCGGTGCGCTGGCCTTCCTGCTCGCCATCGCGCTGTGGCTGGTGCCGATGCTGAGCGCCGCCTACGGACTGCGGACGCCGGAATACCTGGCCTATGTGCATGACATCCTGTTCCGCCAGACCGCCGAGCGCTACGCGAATTCGTGGCAGCACGAGGAAAAACCGTGGTTCTTCCTGCTGGTGATCCTGCGCCAGTGGATTCCCACCTGGCTGCTGATTCCCTTCCTGGTGCCGCGCTGGCGCGAAGCGTTGCGCCTGCGCGATCCGCGGGTATGGATGCCGCTGATCTGGTTCGTGCTGGTGCTCGTGTTTTTCTCCATCCCGCGCGGCAAGCGCGAGATCTACATCCTGCCCGCGCTGCCCATGCTGGCTCTGGCGATGGCGCCGTACTTGGTGGACTTGCTCAAGACGCGCTGGCTGCCGCGTGCCAGCTTCTGGATCGCTGTGGCCTGTGCCGCGGTATTCGCTGGCGCCGGCACCTGGGCCCTGACCAAGGCGCCTGCAGCGGCGCAGCGCATTGCTCAAGGCTATGAGCTGCCCGGCCACGGGGAGGCCCTGTGGTGGTGCGTGATCGCCGTGGGGACGGGGTTCCTGCTGTCGGCGCTGGTGTTCCGGCCGCGCCGTGGTGTCGCCGCGCTGCTCGGCGGCATGGCGCTGGCGTGGATCATCTGGCCGCTGGGTACCTATCCATTACTGGATGCGAACCAGTCCACGCGGCAACTGATGCAGGAGGCGGATGCCGCGATCGGTCCGTCGGGGCAACTAGGTCTCGTGGCGTGGCGCGAAGAGCTGCTCTACCAGGCACGCCGCCCCGTGACGGAATTCGGCTTTGCGCGCGATTCCGCCTTGCAGCTGCGCGCAGCCCGCGCCTGGCAGCACGACGATCCGGCTCATCGCTGGCTGCTCGTCAACGAGGAAGCCTTCGACGACTGCGTCGTCAAGGACAAGGTCGTGCCGCTGGGCATCGCCAATCGCACGCGCTTCGCGCTGCTGCCGGCCGACGCTTCGAAACCGGACTGCGTGCCTTCCGCCACACCGCGGTAG
- a CDS encoding TonB-dependent siderophore receptor, which translates to MFRGRRRVLTGALALVLALGSAEAAVPESPDGGTSLPIPFSIAPQPLATALLAWGKQTNVQVLTASGAIANWRSGGASGLLTPNAALDELLQGTDLERESYDTRTVVVRQRQKPGNATPAPADPAEAFDPTTIVPLATVDVQGLVSETAFKADTTRTVTRGEAHLSDVPQSVTVLTREVIESQQAVDIGDVARYVAGVQYVDGYGGSPLFLIRGFDAGHGMTDGMPNGIARTEDLPPLIGIERVEVLRGPEAILGDASQNNNFGGSINVVMKRPQADTVRTLTYSLGEYDGARLGVDLAGTASKDGAVTYRLVAAGQRGEKTPQGDGGGRGAYLAPSLAWQGDRTHVMGGLEYVDNRVPGPEHSVLLGPGVSTALRPGTSLGGGSDISTFRTTRAVFELDHDFVNDWTFHSQGQYVRQRSDGRSQSFIAGAFPGALDAVARTFRYSGNYWTWQNDFSTSFHHGNVTHAVLVGLDLARTHAGDGGSGSIVEASSQTADLDRDAVIVTRPLAFGLRRGDDSAPKVSLLAVPASTTVQNLGGSWQTNAGLYLQDQIAIGDRWNVLAAVRRTRYQLDTRWQDGSPRRVREARWIPKLGVVYKVSPEISLYADSSTGFQPDPLLGKDGQPLPVATSRQIEVGGKFDLFDQRARLTAALYRIRVDHSVDLVSPEPPFFATPGPGQTNRGLEVEFAGQVAPGLDVLASLTEARTHNNDDTRATGAPKHQAAVWASYRFGDGSMKPWGVAAGVLARSRSLGRTSADGVYFGIPGQASVETNVSRYGSNWRVTLGVKNLFARTLYAVNFDETFVPIRQGRVVLLTGTYNF; encoded by the coding sequence ATGTTTCGCGGGCGCCGGCGCGTACTCACCGGCGCACTCGCGCTGGTGCTCGCTCTCGGCAGCGCTGAAGCGGCGGTGCCCGAAAGCCCTGACGGCGGCACATCGCTACCCATCCCGTTTTCGATCGCTCCCCAGCCGCTGGCCACGGCGCTGCTGGCCTGGGGCAAGCAGACCAACGTGCAGGTACTCACGGCGTCCGGCGCCATCGCGAACTGGCGCTCGGGTGGCGCCAGCGGCCTGCTGACGCCGAACGCGGCGCTCGACGAACTGCTGCAGGGCACCGACCTGGAGCGGGAGTCCTACGACACCCGAACCGTGGTCGTTCGCCAGCGGCAGAAGCCCGGCAACGCTACCCCCGCTCCCGCAGACCCTGCCGAAGCCTTCGACCCCACCACCATCGTCCCGCTCGCTACGGTGGACGTGCAGGGCCTCGTATCGGAAACCGCGTTCAAGGCCGACACCACACGCACCGTGACGCGCGGCGAGGCACACCTCAGCGATGTTCCGCAGTCGGTCACCGTGCTCACGCGTGAGGTGATCGAGTCGCAGCAGGCGGTGGATATCGGTGACGTCGCTCGCTACGTCGCGGGCGTGCAATACGTGGACGGCTACGGCGGCTCGCCGTTGTTCCTGATCCGCGGCTTCGACGCCGGTCATGGCATGACGGACGGCATGCCCAACGGCATCGCGCGCACGGAAGATCTGCCGCCATTGATCGGCATCGAACGTGTCGAAGTGCTGCGCGGGCCGGAAGCGATCCTCGGCGACGCGTCGCAGAACAACAATTTTGGCGGATCGATCAATGTGGTGATGAAGCGTCCGCAGGCGGACACCGTGCGTACGCTCACCTATTCGCTGGGCGAGTACGACGGCGCACGACTCGGCGTGGATCTTGCCGGTACCGCGTCGAAAGATGGCGCCGTGACCTATCGCCTGGTGGCCGCCGGGCAACGTGGCGAGAAGACGCCTCAAGGCGACGGCGGTGGTCGCGGTGCCTATCTCGCTCCATCGTTGGCGTGGCAAGGCGATCGGACTCACGTGATGGGCGGCCTGGAGTACGTGGACAACCGCGTGCCCGGTCCGGAGCACAGCGTGCTGCTTGGTCCCGGCGTATCCACCGCCTTGCGCCCGGGCACGTCGCTGGGCGGCGGGTCGGACATTTCCACGTTCCGCACGACACGCGCGGTGTTCGAGCTGGACCACGATTTCGTCAACGACTGGACCTTCCACAGCCAGGGCCAGTACGTGCGCCAGCGCAGTGACGGACGCAGCCAGTCCTTCATCGCGGGTGCTTTTCCGGGCGCGCTGGATGCCGTGGCCCGCACCTTCCGCTACTCGGGCAACTACTGGACCTGGCAGAACGATTTCAGCACCAGCTTTCACCATGGCAACGTCACGCATGCCGTGTTGGTGGGTCTGGACCTTGCGCGCACCCACGCGGGCGACGGCGGCAGTGGCAGCATCGTGGAGGCCAGTTCCCAGACCGCCGACCTCGATCGCGACGCCGTCATCGTCACGCGGCCGCTGGCCTTCGGCCTGCGCAGGGGTGACGACAGTGCACCCAAGGTGTCCCTGCTGGCAGTACCCGCGAGCACCACGGTGCAGAACCTGGGCGGCTCGTGGCAGACCAACGCCGGTCTGTATCTGCAGGACCAGATCGCCATCGGCGACCGTTGGAACGTGTTGGCCGCAGTGCGCCGAACGCGTTACCAGCTGGACACGCGCTGGCAAGACGGCTCGCCGCGACGCGTGCGCGAAGCCCGTTGGATTCCGAAGCTTGGCGTGGTCTACAAGGTGTCGCCGGAGATCTCGCTCTACGCGGACTCGTCGACTGGCTTTCAACCCGATCCCCTGCTGGGCAAGGACGGCCAGCCGTTGCCCGTCGCGACCTCGCGGCAGATCGAAGTGGGCGGCAAGTTCGATCTGTTCGACCAGCGCGCACGACTCACGGCGGCGCTCTATCGCATCCGCGTCGATCACAGCGTCGATCTGGTGTCGCCCGAGCCACCCTTCTTTGCCACGCCGGGCCCGGGGCAGACCAATCGCGGCCTCGAGGTGGAGTTCGCCGGGCAGGTGGCACCGGGGCTGGATGTACTGGCGAGCCTGACCGAAGCGCGCACCCACAACAACGACGATACCCGCGCCACCGGTGCGCCGAAGCATCAGGCAGCCGTCTGGGCGAGCTACCGATTCGGCGACGGCTCGATGAAGCCGTGGGGTGTCGCCGCGGGCGTGCTGGCGCGCAGCCGCAGCCTTGGCCGCACGAGTGCGGACGGCGTCTACTTCGGCATTCCCGGCCAGGCCAGCGTGGAAACGAACGTTTCCCGTTACGGCAGCAACTGGCGAGTGACGCTCGGGGTCAAGAACCTGTTTGCGCGCACGCTGTACGCCGTCAACTTCGACGAGACCTTCGTGCCGATTCGCCAGGGCCGCGTGGTGCTGCTCACGGGTACCTACAACTTCTGA
- the cyoD gene encoding cytochrome o ubiquinol oxidase subunit IV, whose translation MSAHIESHDHHDDHHDDGIPHISLKGYMTGFFLAVVLTAIPFWLVMGKVIPNSQTLAVVILTFAAIQIVVHMIYFLHMDTKSEGGWNMLALIFTLVLVVITLSGSIWVMFHLNSNMMPGMSHSMSEQQAKSLP comes from the coding sequence GTGAGCGCGCACATCGAATCGCACGATCACCACGACGACCACCACGACGACGGCATCCCTCACATCAGCCTCAAGGGCTACATGACGGGGTTCTTCCTCGCGGTGGTGCTCACCGCGATCCCGTTCTGGCTGGTGATGGGCAAGGTCATCCCGAACTCGCAGACGCTGGCGGTGGTGATCCTCACCTTCGCCGCGATCCAGATCGTGGTGCACATGATCTACTTCCTGCACATGGACACGAAGTCCGAGGGTGGCTGGAACATGCTGGCGCTGATCTTCACGCTGGTGCTGGTGGTCATTACCTTGTCCGGTTCCATCTGGGTCATGTTCCACCTCAACTCGAACATGATGCCCGGCATGTCCCACAGCATGTCCGAGCAACAGGCGAAGAGCCTGCCTTGA
- a CDS encoding YrbL family protein, whose product MFRLAEATPIATGHVREVYQHPDDENLLIKVIASASIEERWNKAPWYRRMARSGPYKDFVREFREYVTGIYVGGYATSPIARVVGLEMTDIGLGQIVEKVRTPDGRLAPTLHDWVKAEGFTAHTQAELDAFYARLLSHNTIAADLHAWNVVYGEDSRGGPRLIMIDGFGEKNIIPHCSMSRSHNASRTKKKYERMLRRTKADAPAGSQASRQGS is encoded by the coding sequence ATGTTCAGACTGGCCGAGGCCACGCCGATCGCCACCGGGCACGTCCGCGAGGTGTATCAGCACCCGGACGACGAAAACCTGCTGATCAAGGTGATTGCCAGCGCATCCATCGAAGAACGCTGGAACAAGGCGCCCTGGTACCGCCGCATGGCGCGCAGCGGACCGTACAAGGACTTCGTACGCGAGTTTCGTGAATACGTCACCGGCATCTACGTGGGCGGCTACGCCACCTCGCCGATCGCGCGCGTGGTGGGCCTCGAGATGACCGACATCGGCCTGGGCCAGATCGTGGAGAAGGTGCGCACGCCGGATGGCCGGCTGGCGCCGACGCTGCACGACTGGGTCAAGGCGGAAGGTTTTACGGCGCACACGCAGGCGGAACTGGACGCGTTCTACGCGCGGCTCCTCTCGCACAACACCATCGCGGCCGACCTGCACGCGTGGAACGTGGTCTACGGCGAGGACTCGCGTGGCGGGCCGCGCCTGATCATGATCGACGGCTTCGGCGAGAAGAACATCATTCCCCATTGCTCCATGAGCCGTTCGCACAACGCGTCGCGCACGAAGAAGAAATACGAGCGCATGCTGCGCCGAACGAAGGCCGATGCGCCTGCCGGGAGTCAGGCGTCGCGCCAGGGTTCCTGA
- a CDS encoding FecR family protein, producing the protein MTTTLPFDRQIEHTAADWWVRLRDPALPEHALLEWSDWLEADARHAEAFERACALAEAAASMDAASRRAFVARFAPAGPAHSTRPRRTWFAWSAAAAVTLVALGAGLFLTLRPGTTDAPRQYASQRAAHRDIELPDGSSIELGGATSVVARYGRDERAVDLETGEAFFRVAHAERPFVVNAGPLRIRDLGTAFNVRRTGDRVIVAVTEGRVRVSPLAAQGDAGTIELGAGREVSFDPETQAMHILDIDPATATAWRGHRLEFVNEPLSSVIDNVNRYSARPIRLADPGLGKLTFTGTVEVDTIDSWVSALPRVFPLRVHAYPDRLELARQTTMARGARPH; encoded by the coding sequence ATGACCACGACGTTGCCTTTCGACCGGCAGATCGAACATACCGCCGCCGACTGGTGGGTACGCCTTCGCGATCCCGCCCTGCCGGAACACGCCCTGCTGGAATGGAGTGACTGGCTGGAAGCCGACGCCCGCCACGCCGAGGCCTTCGAGCGCGCGTGCGCGCTGGCCGAGGCCGCAGCGTCCATGGATGCCGCGAGCCGGCGCGCCTTCGTCGCTCGCTTCGCTCCCGCCGGCCCGGCGCACAGTACCCGGCCGCGGCGCACATGGTTTGCGTGGAGTGCCGCCGCGGCGGTAACCCTCGTGGCGCTTGGCGCCGGCCTGTTCCTGACGCTGCGGCCTGGTACCACGGACGCGCCGCGCCAGTACGCCAGCCAACGTGCCGCACACCGCGACATCGAACTGCCCGACGGCTCCAGCATCGAGCTGGGTGGGGCCACGTCGGTGGTGGCGCGCTACGGCCGCGACGAGCGCGCCGTGGACCTCGAAACGGGCGAGGCGTTCTTCCGCGTGGCGCACGCCGAGCGGCCGTTCGTCGTCAATGCCGGGCCGCTGCGTATCCGCGACCTGGGCACCGCGTTCAACGTGCGGCGCACGGGCGATCGCGTGATCGTGGCCGTGACGGAAGGCCGCGTGCGCGTGTCGCCCCTCGCTGCACAGGGGGATGCCGGCACGATAGAGTTGGGTGCCGGTCGCGAAGTCTCGTTCGATCCCGAGACGCAGGCCATGCACATCCTCGACATCGATCCAGCGACCGCCACGGCGTGGCGCGGCCATCGCCTCGAATTCGTCAATGAGCCGCTGTCCTCGGTGATCGACAACGTGAACCGCTACAGCGCACGGCCGATCCGCCTGGCCGACCCCGGCCTCGGCAAACTGACGTTTACGGGCACGGTGGAGGTCGATACCATCGACAGCTGGGTATCCGCGTTGCCGCGGGTATTCCCGCTTCGCGTCCACGCCTATCCCGACCGGCTGGAACTCGCACGCCAGACGACGATGGCGCGGGGAGCCCGGCCACACTGA
- a CDS encoding DUF535 family protein, whose amino-acid sequence MQPRYPQHSTFDDLPLGWASSPRTRGPLALVIDHARRRAALRRQRPMPERRLAYLLRTLAAFRRQARWLGLVGASRAMRAAAETNPRVYERWQSHYISRSFDLVARARLIEAHYRFVAREFPERLSRRLLKGHDVRLATLPLGDGDMAYLHARAPEHECTGEMGLYLLNGEKEVISSCTVTFGGSDGLLIGDMRGSWAYLGRAAITRFSRAAGGLRPRELLLAVVRALAASYGIERVRGVGQAAHPQDRRAGVTASSYDRFWRRHGGVLGTDGCYDLPRKAMPSDGSARDAFRRDACEAVLKAFARTA is encoded by the coding sequence ATGCAGCCCCGCTATCCCCAGCATTCGACCTTCGACGACCTGCCGCTCGGATGGGCTTCGTCCCCTCGCACACGCGGCCCCCTGGCCCTCGTGATCGACCATGCCCGACGGCGTGCCGCCCTGCGCCGCCAGCGGCCGATGCCCGAGCGACGGCTGGCCTATCTGCTTCGCACGCTGGCGGCGTTTCGACGTCAGGCGCGTTGGCTCGGTCTGGTGGGCGCGTCACGCGCCATGCGCGCCGCGGCAGAAACCAATCCGCGGGTCTACGAGCGCTGGCAATCGCATTACATCTCCCGCTCGTTCGATCTCGTCGCCCGCGCGCGACTCATCGAGGCGCACTACCGCTTCGTGGCCCGCGAGTTTCCCGAGCGCCTGAGCCGCCGTCTGCTCAAGGGGCACGACGTCCGTCTCGCAACGCTGCCGCTCGGCGACGGTGACATGGCCTACCTGCACGCCCGTGCACCCGAGCATGAATGCACGGGCGAAATGGGCCTGTATCTGCTGAACGGCGAGAAGGAAGTGATTTCGTCCTGCACGGTCACGTTCGGTGGCAGCGACGGATTGCTGATCGGCGACATGCGCGGCTCCTGGGCCTACCTGGGGCGCGCGGCCATCACGCGTTTCAGCCGCGCCGCGGGTGGTCTGCGTCCGCGCGAGCTGTTGCTTGCGGTGGTGCGCGCCCTGGCAGCTTCGTATGGCATTGAGCGCGTGCGTGGCGTGGGACAGGCCGCGCATCCGCAGGATCGCCGCGCGGGAGTCACCGCTTCGTCGTACGACCGGTTCTGGCGTCGCCACGGCGGCGTGCTGGGCACGGACGGATGCTATGACCTGCCGAGAAAGGCCATGCCCAGCGATGGCTCCGCGCGCGACGCGTTCCGGCGCGACGCCTGCGAGGCGGTGCTGAAAGCGTTCGCCCGGACCGCCTGA
- a CDS encoding LTA synthase family protein — MRKLTWRFIVATLVFLTLSRVGLSLWQWTRVHDAGGLWPILLGGWRIDLSLVAMVVAWPALLSPWLGHRAWPTRIAAWWLRFWWLAFVLLEVSTPQFMIEYDTRPNRLWFEYLTSPNEVLAMLWHGYKLSVGAGLIAFALFGWLGFRLLPTRRPDARPMRGWMRPVATVLAFVALFLAGRGTLQHRPLNASQVAFTNDAMVNSLPLNSLYNVLNAAIALGNERSASAVYGKMPEDEMQSIVRASAGFDGAPLDPQYPSLHRQQATRQGDKPLNLVIILEESLGAQFVGSLGGAGYTPELDKLSNEGWWLTRTYATGTRSARGLEAVTTGFLPTPAEAVLKLPRSQRDFFTLGALLDTFGYHTRFLYGGEAHFDNMRSFFFGNGFNEVVDRATFKTKPAFVGSWGASDEDMFNELHQRLLDDGDKPTLTVAFSVSNHTPWEYPAGRIQPEGDPASNANAVRYADWSIGRFFEKAKQSPYWNHTVFLIVADHDARVFGASLVPVRHFHIPALILGAGVPVKKDDHIVSQVDLAPTLLSLIGISSEHPMLGADLTQRYPDRAIMQYGDNYGYLKNDTLIVLRPNQPAAQYHYAVEGEKLDSQPVDPQLEKVALAHALWPSWAYGKQRYRLPQAADKTPKD; from the coding sequence GTGCGCAAGCTTACCTGGCGCTTCATCGTCGCCACCCTCGTGTTCCTGACGCTGTCGCGCGTCGGTCTTTCGCTCTGGCAGTGGACCCGCGTCCACGATGCCGGCGGCCTCTGGCCCATCCTTCTCGGCGGCTGGCGCATCGATCTCTCGCTGGTGGCGATGGTCGTGGCTTGGCCGGCCTTGCTTTCCCCCTGGCTGGGGCACCGCGCATGGCCCACGCGCATCGCGGCGTGGTGGTTGCGCTTCTGGTGGCTGGCGTTCGTCCTGCTGGAAGTGTCGACGCCGCAGTTCATGATCGAGTACGACACCCGACCCAACCGTCTCTGGTTCGAATACCTCACGAGCCCCAACGAAGTGTTGGCCATGCTCTGGCACGGCTACAAGCTCTCCGTCGGTGCCGGCCTGATTGCATTCGCCTTGTTCGGGTGGCTGGGCTTCCGCCTGTTGCCGACACGGCGCCCCGACGCGCGACCGATGCGCGGCTGGATGCGCCCGGTGGCGACGGTGCTGGCCTTCGTCGCGCTGTTCCTTGCCGGTCGCGGCACCTTGCAGCATCGTCCCTTGAATGCGTCGCAGGTCGCGTTCACCAACGACGCGATGGTCAACTCGCTGCCGCTGAACTCGCTCTACAACGTACTCAATGCGGCCATCGCACTCGGCAACGAGCGTTCGGCGTCGGCCGTGTACGGCAAGATGCCGGAAGACGAGATGCAGTCGATCGTCCGAGCGTCCGCCGGATTCGACGGCGCGCCGCTGGATCCGCAATACCCGAGCCTCCATCGCCAGCAGGCGACGCGGCAGGGCGACAAGCCGCTTAACCTCGTGATCATTCTGGAAGAAAGCCTTGGCGCGCAGTTCGTCGGCAGCCTGGGCGGGGCGGGTTACACGCCGGAACTCGACAAGCTGTCGAACGAAGGCTGGTGGCTGACGCGCACCTACGCCACCGGCACGCGCAGCGCGCGCGGCCTCGAAGCCGTCACGACCGGCTTCTTGCCGACGCCGGCCGAAGCGGTGCTGAAACTGCCGCGCAGCCAGCGCGACTTCTTCACCCTGGGCGCGCTGCTGGATACGTTCGGTTATCACACCCGCTTCCTCTACGGCGGTGAGGCGCATTTCGACAACATGCGCTCGTTCTTCTTCGGCAACGGCTTCAACGAAGTCGTCGATCGCGCCACGTTCAAGACCAAGCCGGCATTCGTCGGTTCGTGGGGCGCGTCGGACGAAGACATGTTCAACGAACTGCACCAGCGGCTGCTCGACGACGGCGACAAGCCGACCCTCACCGTGGCGTTCTCCGTTTCGAATCACACGCCGTGGGAATACCCGGCGGGCCGCATCCAGCCGGAGGGTGACCCGGCCAGCAACGCCAACGCCGTGCGCTATGCCGACTGGTCCATCGGGCGCTTCTTCGAAAAGGCGAAGCAGTCGCCGTATTGGAACCACACGGTGTTCCTCATCGTGGCCGATCACGACGCGCGCGTGTTCGGTGCGAGTCTTGTGCCGGTGCGTCACTTCCATATCCCGGCGCTGATTCTCGGTGCAGGCGTGCCGGTGAAGAAGGACGACCACATCGTCAGTCAGGTCGACCTCGCGCCCACGCTGCTCTCGCTGATCGGCATCAGCAGCGAGCATCCGATGCTCGGTGCCGATCTCACGCAGCGTTACCCCGACCGCGCGATCATGCAGTACGGCGACAACTACGGTTATCTGAAGAACGACACACTCATCGTGCTGCGTCCCAACCAGCCTGCCGCGCAGTATCACTACGCGGTAGAAGGCGAGAAGCTCGATTCGCAGCCGGTCGATCCGCAGTTGGAAAAGGTGGCGCTGGCGCACGCGCTGTGGCCGAGCTGGGCGTACGGCAAACAGCGCTACCGGCTGCCGCAGGCAGCGGACAAGACGCCGAAGGACTGA
- a CDS encoding RNA polymerase sigma factor has product MDPTEAGAPPDGTRAAQVVALFREHNAALVAFLRARLNSHADAQEVAQEVYLKLLSLKESTVIDSPRAFLFRAASNLAVDRLRMRNVRAAAPPDPDDDAWHATPMPEQHASALEQWRDLHLALDELPPKTSRAFVMHVIDGRDFSAIAAEMNLSERMVRYHVGNALAHCRDRRDRAESPE; this is encoded by the coding sequence ATGGATCCCACCGAAGCAGGCGCTCCGCCCGACGGCACCCGTGCCGCACAGGTGGTCGCCCTCTTCCGCGAGCACAACGCGGCGCTCGTCGCCTTCCTGCGAGCGCGGCTCAATTCACATGCCGATGCTCAGGAGGTGGCGCAGGAGGTTTATCTCAAGCTGCTCTCGCTGAAAGAGAGCACGGTGATCGACTCGCCCCGCGCCTTCCTGTTTCGGGCCGCGTCCAATCTGGCCGTGGATCGCCTGCGCATGCGCAACGTGCGTGCCGCGGCGCCACCCGATCCGGACGACGATGCATGGCACGCGACCCCGATGCCGGAGCAACACGCCTCGGCGCTCGAACAATGGCGGGATCTGCACCTTGCGCTGGACGAACTGCCCCCCAAGACCAGCCGCGCTTTCGTCATGCACGTGATCGACGGCCGCGACTTCAGCGCCATTGCAGCTGAGATGAACCTCAGCGAGCGCATGGTGCGCTACCACGTCGGCAATGCCCTGGCGCATTGCCGTGACCGCCGCGATCGCGCGGAGAGCCCTGAATGA